From one Actinomyces sp. Marseille-P3109 genomic stretch:
- a CDS encoding LutB/LldF family L-lactate oxidation iron-sulfur protein: MTQVFLGMPHTGGWRTEVEQPEDTLRWGPTFPEGAHKTLANTQMRRNLGHATRTIRSKRADRVAEMPDWEDLRNAAEAVKFEVASRLPELLEQFEANVTARGGIVHWARDAAEANRIITDIIASKGVDDVVKVKSMATQETNLNEYLADRGITAHETDLAEMIVQLADDMPSHIVVPAIHRNRSEVRGIFLDRMDDAPADLSDDPQELTAAARSHLRNKFLHASVAVSGTNMGVAETGTVSIYESEGNGRMCLTLPDTLITLMGIEKLVPRFQDVEIFSQLLPRSATGERMNPYTSMWTGVTEGDGPKEFHLVLMDNGRTKTLADPVGRQALACIRCGSCMNICPVYQHTGGHAYGSVYPGPIGSIITPQLTQGLADDDPVHTLPFASSLCGACGEVCPVKIDIPTILVHLRARSVDVKRRTVPDVWDVAMNVSAPVMSKSSLWEAASQTVKASALLGGKDGKIGALPFPASLWTGARDLPVAPSETFRQWWRRTHPDGETPVSAAAGSRVDRGIGDGFPADPPPPPGQPVAGSASADGEPTPAALDARSAIVNPEPIAPGAPAPQAPAGSTSEEEL; encoded by the coding sequence ATGACACAGGTATTTCTGGGCATGCCCCACACGGGCGGCTGGCGCACCGAGGTCGAGCAGCCCGAGGACACGCTGCGCTGGGGGCCCACCTTCCCCGAGGGAGCGCACAAGACGCTGGCCAACACCCAGATGCGCCGCAACCTGGGCCACGCCACGCGCACCATCCGCTCCAAGCGCGCCGACCGCGTGGCCGAGATGCCCGACTGGGAGGACCTGCGCAACGCCGCGGAGGCCGTCAAGTTCGAGGTCGCCTCGCGCCTGCCCGAGCTGCTGGAGCAGTTCGAGGCCAATGTGACCGCCCGCGGCGGGATCGTCCACTGGGCACGTGACGCCGCCGAGGCCAACCGGATCATCACCGACATCATCGCCTCCAAGGGCGTCGACGACGTCGTCAAGGTCAAGTCGATGGCCACCCAGGAGACGAACCTCAACGAGTACCTGGCCGACCGGGGCATCACCGCCCACGAGACGGACCTGGCCGAGATGATCGTCCAGCTCGCCGACGACATGCCCTCGCACATCGTGGTGCCCGCCATCCACCGCAACCGCTCCGAGGTGCGCGGCATCTTCCTGGACCGCATGGACGACGCCCCGGCGGACCTCTCGGACGACCCGCAGGAGCTCACGGCCGCGGCCCGCTCGCACCTGCGCAACAAGTTCCTGCACGCCTCGGTGGCCGTCTCCGGCACCAACATGGGCGTGGCCGAGACCGGCACGGTCTCGATCTACGAGTCCGAGGGCAACGGACGCATGTGCCTGACCCTGCCGGACACGCTCATCACCCTCATGGGGATCGAGAAGCTGGTGCCCCGGTTCCAGGACGTGGAGATCTTCTCCCAGCTCCTGCCGCGCTCGGCCACCGGTGAGCGCATGAACCCCTACACCTCCATGTGGACGGGTGTCACCGAGGGTGATGGCCCCAAGGAGTTCCACCTGGTGCTCATGGACAACGGGCGCACCAAGACCCTGGCCGACCCGGTGGGCCGCCAGGCGCTGGCCTGCATCCGCTGCGGGTCGTGCATGAACATCTGCCCCGTCTACCAGCACACCGGCGGGCACGCCTACGGCTCGGTCTACCCCGGCCCGATCGGCTCGATCATCACACCCCAGCTCACGCAGGGGCTGGCCGACGACGACCCGGTCCACACCCTGCCCTTCGCCTCCTCCCTGTGCGGGGCCTGCGGTGAGGTGTGCCCGGTCAAGATCGACATCCCCACGATCCTCGTCCACCTGCGGGCCCGTTCGGTGGACGTCAAGCGCCGCACGGTGCCCGACGTGTGGGACGTGGCGATGAACGTCTCGGCTCCGGTGATGTCGAAGAGCTCGCTGTGGGAGGCCGCTTCACAGACGGTCAAGGCCTCAGCGCTGCTGGGCGGCAAGGACGGCAAGATCGGGGCGCTGCCCTTCCCGGCCTCCCTGTGGACCGGAGCGCGAGACCTGCCGGTGGCGCCCTCGGAGACCTTCCGCCAGTGGTGGAGGCGCACCCACCCCGACGGTGAGACCCCGGTGAGCGCAGCTGCCGGCTCCAGGGTGGACCGCGGCATCGGCGACGGATTCCCTGCCGATCCGCCACCGCCTCCCGGTCAGCCGGTGGCCGGCAGCGCGAGCGCCGACGGCGAGCCCACCCCGGCCGCGCTGGACGCACGTTCGGCCATCGTCAATCCCGAGCCGATCGCCCCGGGAGCGCCCGCGCCCCAGGCCCCGGCCGGCTCGACCAGTGAGGAGGAGCTGTGA
- a CDS encoding OmpA family protein yields MRRRVFVSASVLVAVGAPVVAACSRSSKKAEGTAASGSMSGARGGKTPADPAQWQKLDGRVMGQRVAVEISPLVRFEGKGMLLAIKETRAAGDAAVKDVKDTTSYSEADEKNSFSPGPYTGTSNSKRGLLLLDPEKMTVLGSLGTKRAEGAGGTDSGLQPGDSETSYVVFSPAEGDRITVFVPQCGVATVGIIDKDQAAKAGFDQKVLTEAERATPDPSRAAATGDTGPVPIERYSRSFDGSTSTLKSNQKVTVTLNSDVTFASDSADLAAAAEAQLQTVAGQISQYPDGGTLTIVGHTDDVQDDAYNQALSEKRANAVKTRLEQLTSLDKWNPSVAGKGESEPLIADTTPEARAANRRVEITLTPTGGVKTSQPPSSSSSSATSTPSAQNMVGKGPDGLTLATSTGAQVTLTLDHVTRAGGLLLGELLITGGPGGDGTALSAWVGDPTKVWSNARGEGDNALDIWYAADGLALVGEGERIYPADYQPPASGAHWPITSLNLTYGLKKDATAKVCIAWPDIGGDTVTVDHQGKNGTNYAYRLTDIPVKDN; encoded by the coding sequence ATGCGTCGTCGTGTGTTCGTGTCGGCCTCGGTACTGGTGGCCGTTGGTGCTCCGGTGGTGGCCGCCTGCTCGCGCTCGTCGAAGAAGGCTGAGGGAACTGCGGCCTCCGGCTCAATGTCGGGAGCGAGAGGTGGGAAGACGCCGGCGGACCCGGCTCAGTGGCAGAAGCTGGACGGTCGTGTCATGGGGCAGCGAGTGGCCGTCGAGATTTCGCCCCTGGTGAGATTCGAGGGCAAGGGAATGCTGCTGGCGATCAAGGAGACACGCGCCGCCGGCGACGCCGCGGTCAAGGACGTCAAGGACACCACTAGTTACTCCGAGGCCGATGAGAAGAACTCGTTCTCACCCGGTCCCTACACCGGGACCTCGAACTCCAAAAGAGGACTACTGCTCCTCGACCCTGAGAAAATGACGGTGCTTGGAAGTCTTGGAACCAAACGGGCCGAGGGTGCTGGCGGAACGGATTCCGGGCTGCAACCGGGCGACTCGGAGACGTCCTACGTCGTCTTCTCACCTGCTGAAGGAGACCGGATCACGGTGTTCGTGCCTCAGTGCGGGGTCGCCACGGTCGGCATCATCGATAAGGACCAGGCGGCCAAGGCTGGGTTCGACCAGAAGGTTCTCACTGAGGCGGAGCGTGCGACCCCGGATCCCAGCCGAGCGGCCGCGACCGGCGACACGGGGCCGGTGCCGATCGAGCGCTACAGCCGGTCCTTCGATGGCTCCACCAGTACGTTGAAGAGCAACCAGAAGGTCACCGTCACTCTCAACAGCGATGTCACGTTCGCCTCGGACTCGGCGGATCTGGCTGCGGCGGCCGAGGCTCAGCTGCAGACTGTGGCGGGTCAGATCTCCCAGTATCCCGATGGTGGGACGCTGACCATCGTGGGGCATACTGACGACGTCCAGGATGACGCCTACAACCAGGCCCTCTCTGAGAAGCGTGCCAACGCGGTCAAGACTCGTCTGGAGCAGCTCACCAGCCTGGATAAGTGGAACCCCTCCGTCGCTGGTAAGGGCGAGTCTGAGCCTCTCATCGCAGACACTACCCCCGAGGCGCGGGCCGCCAACCGACGCGTGGAGATCACCCTCACCCCCACAGGCGGCGTCAAGACCTCCCAGCCGCCATCGTCGTCGAGCTCGTCGGCCACCTCCACCCCCAGCGCTCAGAATATGGTCGGCAAAGGACCTGATGGGCTGACACTGGCCACCTCCACCGGCGCACAGGTGACCTTGACACTCGATCACGTCACACGAGCGGGAGGCCTCCTGCTCGGCGAGCTCCTCATCACCGGCGGGCCTGGCGGCGATGGCACCGCCCTGTCAGCATGGGTGGGTGATCCGACGAAGGTGTGGTCCAATGCCCGAGGCGAGGGCGATAACGCTCTGGACATCTGGTACGCCGCCGATGGGCTCGCCCTCGTCGGGGAGGGCGAGCGCATCTATCCGGCCGACTACCAGCCTCCCGCTTCCGGTGCTCACTGGCCGATCACGTCGCTCAACCTCACCTACGGGCTCAAGAAGGACGCGACGGCCAAGGTCTGCATCGCCTGGCCCGACATTGGAGGCGACACCGTCACCGTTGACCACCAGGGAAAAAACGGAACGAACTACGCCTACCGCCTCACCGATATCCCCGTCAAGGACAACTGA
- a CDS encoding (Fe-S)-binding protein, whose amino-acid sequence MRIALFATCLADTMFPQAAQATVTILERLGHQVCFPEGQVCCGQMHANTGYFKQAAKITRNHVDTFSPVLDGEWDAIVIPSGSCTGAARHEQGLVAEHVGDTALAKRVEQIAAHTYDLTELLIDVLGTEDVGAYFPHTVTYHPTCHSLRIAKVADRPYRLLKAVEALTLIDLPDAEVCCGFGGTFSMKNSETSTAMLADKMSNVMSTRAEVLCAGDYSCLMHIGGGLSRVNSGVRIMHLAEILASTKDAPFEGNISFAPKHVQHTGSSQHAQAVAR is encoded by the coding sequence GTGCGAATCGCCCTTTTCGCCACCTGTCTTGCGGACACCATGTTCCCGCAGGCAGCGCAGGCAACCGTCACCATCCTGGAGCGGCTCGGCCACCAGGTCTGCTTCCCCGAGGGACAGGTCTGCTGCGGCCAGATGCACGCCAACACCGGCTACTTCAAGCAGGCCGCCAAGATCACCCGCAACCACGTGGACACCTTCTCCCCCGTGCTCGACGGCGAGTGGGACGCGATCGTCATCCCCTCGGGCTCGTGCACTGGAGCCGCCCGCCACGAGCAGGGCCTCGTGGCCGAACACGTGGGCGACACGGCCCTGGCCAAGCGGGTCGAGCAGATCGCCGCCCACACCTACGACCTCACCGAGCTGCTCATCGATGTCCTGGGCACCGAGGACGTGGGCGCCTACTTCCCGCACACGGTCACCTACCACCCCACCTGCCACTCGCTGCGCATCGCCAAGGTCGCCGACCGCCCCTACCGCCTCCTCAAGGCAGTCGAGGCCCTCACCCTCATCGACCTGCCCGACGCCGAGGTCTGCTGCGGCTTCGGCGGCACCTTCTCCATGAAGAACTCCGAGACCTCCACCGCGATGCTCGCCGACAAGATGAGCAACGTGATGTCCACGCGCGCCGAGGTCCTGTGCGCCGGCGACTACTCCTGCCTCATGCACATCGGCGGTGGCCTGTCACGCGTCAACTCCGGGGTGCGCATCATGCACCTGGCCGAGATCCTGGCCTCCACCAAGGACGCGCCCTTCGAGGGCAACATCTCCTTCGCCCCCAAGCACGTCCAGCACACCGGCAGCTCTCAGCACGCACAGGCGGTGGCACGATGA
- a CDS encoding alpha-hydroxy acid oxidase translates to MVKRQLPNPSEIFELLHFKTPELNPKRRRLDAALTTWDLRKIAKRRTPAAAFDYTDGAAEGEVSLRRARQAFRDIEFHPDILHPALDVDTSCEILGGRSAMPFGIAPTGFTRLMQTEGEVAGAGAAGAAGIPFTLSTLGTTSIEDVKAANPHGRNWFQLYVMRQRDISYGLVERAAAAGFDTLMFTVDTPVAGARLRDKRNGFSIPPQITAGTVLDAIPRPWWWFDFLTTPKLEFASLKSTGGTVGELLDNAMDPTISDEDLKVIRSMWPGKIVIKGVQTVEDSKRLIDLGVDGVLLSNHGGRQLDRAPVPFRLLPEVVREVGKDATIMVDTGIMNGADVVAAVALGAKFGLVGRAYLYGLMAGGREGVDRMIEILSDEVIRTMKLLGVSSLEELEPRHVTQLTRLTPVRPHIRAAADAVAR, encoded by the coding sequence ATGGTCAAGCGCCAGCTGCCCAACCCGAGCGAGATCTTCGAGCTGCTCCACTTCAAGACGCCCGAGCTGAACCCCAAGCGCCGACGCCTCGACGCCGCACTGACCACCTGGGACCTGCGCAAGATCGCCAAGCGCCGCACCCCGGCCGCGGCCTTCGACTACACCGACGGCGCCGCCGAGGGAGAGGTCTCTCTGCGCCGCGCCCGCCAGGCCTTCCGCGACATCGAGTTCCACCCCGACATCCTCCACCCGGCCCTCGACGTCGACACCTCCTGCGAGATCCTGGGCGGTCGTTCGGCCATGCCCTTCGGTATCGCCCCCACCGGATTCACCCGCCTCATGCAGACCGAGGGCGAGGTCGCCGGGGCCGGGGCCGCGGGCGCCGCCGGCATTCCCTTCACCCTGTCCACCCTGGGCACCACCTCCATCGAGGACGTCAAGGCCGCCAACCCCCACGGACGCAACTGGTTCCAGCTCTACGTCATGCGCCAGCGCGACATCTCCTACGGGCTGGTCGAGCGCGCCGCCGCAGCCGGCTTCGACACCCTCATGTTCACCGTCGACACCCCCGTGGCCGGGGCCCGCCTGCGCGACAAGCGCAACGGCTTCTCCATCCCGCCCCAGATCACGGCCGGCACCGTCCTCGACGCGATCCCCCGCCCGTGGTGGTGGTTCGACTTCCTGACCACGCCCAAGCTGGAGTTCGCCTCCCTGAAGTCCACCGGCGGCACCGTGGGCGAGCTGCTCGACAACGCCATGGACCCCACCATCAGCGACGAGGACCTCAAGGTCATCCGCTCCATGTGGCCCGGCAAGATCGTCATCAAGGGCGTACAGACCGTCGAGGACTCCAAGCGCCTCATCGACCTGGGCGTCGACGGCGTCCTGCTGTCCAACCACGGCGGGCGCCAGCTGGACCGTGCCCCCGTCCCCTTCCGCCTCCTGCCCGAGGTGGTCCGGGAGGTCGGCAAGGACGCCACGATCATGGTCGACACCGGCATCATGAACGGCGCCGACGTCGTGGCCGCCGTCGCCCTGGGCGCCAAGTTCGGGCTCGTGGGCCGCGCCTACCTCTACGGCCTCATGGCCGGCGGGCGCGAGGGCGTGGACCGCATGATCGAGATCCTCTCCGACGAGGTCATCCGCACCATGAAGCTCCTGGGCGTCTCCAGCCTGGAGGAGCTCGAGCCGCGCCACGTCACCCAGCTGACCCGCCTGACCCCGGTGCGTCCGCACATCAGGGCTGCGGCGGACGCCGTCGCCCGCTGA
- a CDS encoding LutC/YkgG family protein has protein sequence MDAKSAILARARDAISRSQTRPVGPIPRNYIRSGENPPGSKPVVDEMIEKLEDYSAEVIVAPKDSEILDAIDELLGEARTVVVPDGLPRAYKEAAARNGRTVVEDSRKEAIATLDLDEIDAVVTCSRVGVSISGTIVLDGEPDQGRRAISLVPDKHVVVLERESIVPTVPQAVDVLGEHPTRPMTWIAGGSATSDIELVRVNGVHGPRNLRVVVAH, from the coding sequence ATGGATGCGAAGTCCGCGATCCTGGCCCGCGCCCGCGACGCGATCTCGCGGTCCCAGACCCGGCCGGTGGGGCCGATCCCCCGCAACTACATCCGCTCCGGGGAGAACCCGCCCGGTTCCAAGCCCGTGGTCGACGAGATGATCGAGAAGCTCGAGGACTACTCGGCCGAGGTCATCGTCGCCCCCAAGGACTCGGAGATCCTGGACGCCATTGACGAGCTGCTCGGCGAGGCGCGCACCGTCGTCGTTCCCGATGGGCTGCCTCGGGCCTACAAGGAGGCGGCGGCCCGCAACGGCCGTACCGTGGTGGAGGACTCCCGCAAGGAGGCCATCGCCACCCTCGACCTCGATGAGATCGACGCCGTGGTGACCTGCTCGCGCGTGGGCGTGTCGATCTCGGGAACGATCGTCCTCGACGGCGAGCCGGACCAGGGTCGCCGGGCCATCTCGCTGGTGCCGGACAAGCACGTCGTGGTCCTGGAGCGCGAGTCGATCGTGCCAACGGTGCCGCAGGCCGTCGACGTCCTGGGCGAGCACCCCACGCGCCCGATGACGTGGATCGCCGGCGGCTCAGCCACCAGCGACATCGAGCTCGTGCGCGTCAACGGCGTGCACGGCCCACGCAACCTGCGCGTCGTCGTCGCCCACTGA
- a CDS encoding mannitol dehydrogenase family protein, with the protein MTTSLTESPLAPDYDRSATTTGIVHIGVGGFHRAHEAAYLDRLMRRHAGADPWGDAPEGSCLDWGICGVGLLPADKRMRDALLEQDHLYTLILKYPGGLRDPAVVGSIHDFLFAPDDPEAVLALMSMPTTRIVSLTITEGGYNIDDVTGEFRTSSPGAIHDAEHPGEPTTAFGYVVEALRRRRSAGIVPFTVLSCDNLPANGASARTAVVSQAAMSDPELADWIDGNVAFPSCMVDRVTPQTTVADIDDLRRGLDIEDAWPVVCEPFTQWVIEDDFPAGRPPWEEVGVQMVDDIVPYELMKLRLLNASHQALAHWGRLLGMEYAHEAAADPDIATWVRAYLEREARATLRSVPGIDLDCYVDTLFRRFTNKAIGDTLFRLAQDASSRMPKFVLGTVRDNLTAGGPIRLGAAMVAAWARGAEGLDENGDKIVIDDPLAEELQYLAATQRAGHDTAFISHEGVFGDLATDERFRRAFVEELDALRRDGARARLRALAGRTRVA; encoded by the coding sequence TTGACCACCTCACTGACTGAGTCGCCCCTGGCTCCCGACTATGACCGTTCCGCTACAACCACTGGGATCGTCCACATCGGCGTGGGCGGCTTTCACCGCGCCCATGAGGCCGCCTACCTTGACAGGCTCATGCGCCGGCACGCCGGGGCCGATCCCTGGGGCGACGCCCCGGAAGGCTCCTGCCTGGACTGGGGGATCTGCGGCGTCGGACTGCTGCCCGCGGACAAGCGCATGCGTGATGCGCTCCTGGAGCAGGACCACCTCTACACCCTCATCCTCAAGTACCCCGGTGGGTTGCGGGACCCGGCGGTCGTCGGCTCCATCCACGACTTTCTCTTCGCCCCCGACGATCCCGAGGCCGTTCTGGCCCTCATGAGCATGCCCACCACCCGGATCGTCTCGTTGACGATCACCGAGGGCGGCTACAACATCGATGACGTCACCGGCGAGTTCCGCACCTCCAGTCCCGGCGCCATCCACGACGCCGAGCACCCGGGCGAGCCCACCACAGCTTTCGGCTATGTCGTTGAGGCGCTGCGACGTCGTCGGTCGGCAGGAATCGTGCCGTTCACGGTCCTGAGCTGTGACAACCTGCCCGCTAACGGGGCGTCGGCACGCACCGCGGTCGTCTCGCAGGCCGCGATGAGCGACCCGGAGCTGGCCGACTGGATCGACGGCAACGTCGCCTTCCCCAGCTGCATGGTCGACCGGGTCACCCCGCAGACCACGGTGGCGGACATCGACGACCTGCGACGCGGGCTCGACATCGAGGACGCCTGGCCGGTGGTCTGCGAGCCCTTCACCCAATGGGTGATCGAGGACGACTTCCCCGCAGGCCGGCCCCCGTGGGAGGAGGTCGGAGTCCAGATGGTCGACGACATCGTCCCCTACGAGCTCATGAAGCTGCGCCTACTCAACGCCTCCCACCAGGCACTGGCACACTGGGGGCGCCTTCTGGGGATGGAGTACGCGCACGAGGCCGCTGCGGACCCGGACATCGCCACGTGGGTGCGCGCCTACCTCGAGCGTGAGGCCCGTGCGACGCTGCGCTCGGTGCCGGGCATCGACCTGGACTGCTATGTCGACACGCTCTTCCGGCGCTTCACCAACAAGGCGATCGGGGACACGCTCTTCCGGCTAGCGCAGGACGCCTCCAGCCGGATGCCGAAGTTCGTCCTGGGCACAGTGCGCGACAACCTGACTGCCGGCGGGCCGATCCGGCTGGGGGCGGCGATGGTGGCCGCTTGGGCGCGGGGAGCGGAAGGCCTCGACGAGAACGGCGACAAGATCGTCATCGATGATCCCCTGGCCGAGGAGCTGCAGTACCTGGCCGCGACGCAACGGGCCGGTCACGACACGGCCTTCATCTCCCATGAGGGCGTCTTCGGCGATCTGGCGACCGATGAGCGCTTCCGACGCGCCTTCGTCGAGGAGCTGGACGCCCTGCGCCGAGACGGTGCCCGCGCACGTCTGCGGGCCCTGGCCGGCCGCACCCGAGTGGCCTAG
- a CDS encoding DDE-type integrase/transposase/recombinase, whose product MGRDFTADKPGRKWCGDITYISTWAGFVYLATVLDCCTKKVVGYAMAEPCANLAGV is encoded by the coding sequence GTGGGGCGCGACTTCACTGCCGACAAGCCTGGGCGTAAGTGGTGCGGAGACATCACCTACATCAGTACGTGGGCCGGGTTCGTCTATCTTGCTACCGTCCTGGACTGCTGCACCAAGAAGGTCGTGGGGTATGCGATGGCCGAGCCATGTGCAAACCTCGCTGGTGTGTGA
- a CDS encoding integrase core domain-containing protein: MCKPRWCVRPSTWRSGDARPGKGVTVFPLRPGQSVHVSEVPGPPEGLWYPPVRGACWDNAWAEYFNATLKNERVHRMVYPTKDKAINDIASWIELRYNHVRLHSALRYRTPNEVEQEFPGLTKAA; encoded by the coding sequence ATGTGCAAACCTCGCTGGTGTGTGAGGCCATCGACATGGCGGTCAGGCGATGCCCGGCCCGGGAAGGGTGTGACAGTCTTCCCGCTCCGACCGGGGCAGTCAGTACACGTCTCAGAAGTTCCTGGACCACCTGAAGGCTTATGGTATCCGCCCGTCCGTGGGGCGTGCTGGGACAATGCATGGGCGGAATATTTCAACGCCACACTCAAGAACGAGAGAGTGCACAGAATGGTGTACCCCACGAAGGACAAGGCGATCAACGATATTGCCTCGTGGATCGAGCTGAGATACAATCATGTCCGCCTTCACTCAGCCCTGAGATACCGCACACCTAACGAGGTCGAGCAAGAATTCCCGGGCCTAACCAAGGCAGCCTGA
- a CDS encoding IS3 family transposase, whose amino-acid sequence MCRWAEVSRPCYYSWRDRSQCATAFRREELAVMIKDAFADSDGTYGYRRIQAYLERHGVRVDGATIRSIMRELGLEAAQPRAKVRTTVPAEDLDERSDLVGRDFTADKPGRKWCGPELAHLVSWWMLWRAWLRSGGRGSAAVRVCPAMLMVMVR is encoded by the coding sequence ATGTGCCGATGGGCAGAAGTGTCGAGGCCCTGCTACTACTCCTGGCGCGACCGGTCTCAGTGCGCCACCGCCTTCAGAAGAGAAGAGCTGGCCGTCATGATTAAGGACGCTTTTGCCGACTCCGACGGCACCTACGGGTACCGAAGGATCCAGGCCTACCTGGAGAGGCATGGCGTGAGAGTGGACGGCGCCACGATCCGCTCCATCATGAGGGAGCTGGGTCTTGAGGCCGCGCAGCCACGGGCGAAGGTCCGTACTACCGTGCCGGCCGAGGACCTCGATGAGCGCTCCGACCTGGTGGGGCGCGACTTCACTGCCGACAAGCCTGGGCGTAAGTGGTGCGGACCTGAGTTGGCTCATTTAGTGTCGTGGTGGATGTTGTGGAGGGCTTGGTTGAGGTCGGGTGGGAGAGGGTCAGCGGCTGTGAGGGTGTGTCCGGCGATGTTGATGGTGATGGTGCGGTAG